Proteins co-encoded in one Bradyrhizobium sp. 170 genomic window:
- a CDS encoding DUF4908 domain-containing protein → MSGRFRAAVVGAALALIAGHDALAAESGLRLRIGHYSTGSGLIGFVIDRMGTPIKLRFDGSAEILALTAEPAPYASMTLKRDDGVSVLRIYETGRVLVFSDKLSGGSADAYHDQDAEPLVVKNATKEQAETAAELLGLRLRRAGAPALKISLDAPRLSDDSAAWSAMADAIAVTGTVLAEMLTSPIAREIIAAKLQRVVIRDADRVDVKLAGDTLIVEVEAREAITGRPSSARLKSAIGDLL, encoded by the coding sequence ATGTCCGGACGTTTTCGAGCGGCCGTCGTCGGCGCCGCCCTTGCCCTGATCGCCGGCCATGATGCCCTCGCCGCGGAGAGCGGCCTGCGGCTTCGCATCGGGCATTACAGCACCGGCAGCGGATTGATCGGCTTTGTGATCGACCGCATGGGAACGCCGATCAAGCTGCGCTTCGACGGCTCCGCCGAAATCCTGGCCTTGACTGCCGAGCCGGCTCCTTACGCTTCGATGACGCTCAAGCGCGACGACGGTGTCTCGGTTCTTCGGATCTACGAAACGGGCCGCGTCCTTGTATTCAGCGACAAATTGTCGGGCGGTTCGGCTGACGCGTATCACGACCAGGACGCCGAGCCACTCGTCGTCAAGAACGCAACGAAAGAGCAGGCCGAGACCGCGGCCGAATTGCTCGGGCTCAGGCTTAGGCGCGCGGGCGCCCCGGCGCTCAAAATCTCGCTCGACGCACCGCGTCTTTCCGATGATTCCGCCGCATGGTCCGCCATGGCAGACGCAATCGCCGTCACAGGAACAGTCCTGGCTGAGATGCTCACCTCACCGATCGCACGCGAGATCATCGCTGCGAAATTGCAGCGCGTCGTCATCCGCGACGCCGACCGGGTCGACGTCAAACTGGCGGGCGACACCCTGATCGTAGAGGTCGAAGCCAGGGAGGCGATCACAGGCCGGCCGTCCTCAGCGCGCCTCAAGTCTGCGATCGGAGACCTTCTGTAG
- a CDS encoding amino acid ABC transporter ATP-binding protein, whose amino-acid sequence MTQPLVAIRSVSKNFGEFQALNRVSLDVWAGEVLCLIGASGSGKTTLLRCINQLTSIDSGGIWLDGELLGVREEGRRLHRLTERQIARQRLKTGMVFQRFNLFPHKTALENITEGPVQVQGRSREDARAEAMELLARVGLAAKADAYPSQLSGGQQQRVAIARALAMKPMLMLFDEPTSALDPELVGEVLTVMKELARSGMTMMVVTHELGFAREVADTVVYMDHGAIVESGPAAEVLGKPREVRTQSFLSAVI is encoded by the coding sequence ATGACCCAGCCCCTCGTCGCCATCCGTTCGGTCAGCAAGAACTTTGGAGAGTTTCAGGCCCTGAATCGGGTCTCGCTGGATGTCTGGGCAGGCGAGGTGCTGTGCCTGATCGGGGCGTCGGGATCGGGTAAGACGACGCTCCTGCGTTGCATCAATCAGCTTACGTCGATCGATAGCGGCGGCATCTGGCTGGATGGCGAGCTGCTGGGCGTACGCGAAGAGGGTAGGCGATTGCATCGCCTCACCGAGCGGCAGATCGCGCGCCAGCGCCTGAAGACCGGCATGGTGTTCCAGCGTTTCAACCTGTTCCCGCACAAGACCGCGCTTGAAAATATCACCGAAGGTCCGGTGCAGGTGCAGGGCCGCAGTCGCGAGGACGCGCGGGCGGAGGCGATGGAGCTTCTCGCACGCGTCGGGCTGGCGGCGAAAGCCGATGCCTATCCCTCGCAGCTTTCCGGCGGGCAGCAGCAGCGGGTGGCGATCGCCCGCGCGCTCGCCATGAAGCCGATGCTGATGCTGTTCGACGAGCCGACGAGTGCGCTCGATCCGGAGCTGGTCGGAGAGGTGCTCACCGTCATGAAGGAGCTGGCTCGCAGCGGCATGACGATGATGGTGGTGACGCACGAACTCGGCTTCGCACGGGAGGTGGCGGATACGGTCGTCTATATGGATCATGGCGCCATCGTCGAGTCCGGGCCTGCGGCGGAGGTTCTGGGCAAGCCCCGTGAAGTGCGTACTCAATCCTTTCTTTCCGCGGTGATCTGA
- a CDS encoding polysaccharide deacetylase: MLDSRALASIPLIPANAAPPAPDYPWPKPYTSAMFLSFDVDAESAWTSKDAAHAQRLITMSYGGYEARVGTPKLLELLDQLDLKATFFVTGWSVDAHPAMAEAILRAGHEIGHHGYHHLLPDPGDPWIEEELERGFEALKRRLGVKPTGYRAPYGEFTEELRVALVRHGIVYTSSFRDDVRPYRHRLADGRPGTIELPVTASYDDWMHGLSARFSPRPIFPKEHVLSIWKDELDEVRDWGAMVTTVLHPQCSGRPMRLRLLREFLTYAKSCPDLWITTGEAIAANFKRYEAAPL; this comes from the coding sequence ATGCTGGACAGTAGAGCACTCGCGAGCATTCCGCTCATTCCCGCGAACGCCGCGCCGCCGGCCCCGGACTATCCGTGGCCCAAGCCCTATACATCAGCGATGTTCCTCTCCTTCGACGTGGATGCGGAGAGCGCCTGGACCAGCAAGGACGCAGCTCACGCCCAGCGCCTCATCACCATGAGCTATGGCGGCTACGAGGCTCGCGTCGGCACGCCGAAACTGCTGGAGCTGCTCGATCAGCTTGATCTGAAGGCGACGTTCTTCGTCACCGGCTGGTCGGTGGATGCGCATCCGGCGATGGCTGAGGCTATTCTTAGGGCGGGCCACGAGATCGGCCATCATGGTTATCACCATCTGCTGCCGGATCCGGGCGACCCCTGGATCGAGGAGGAACTGGAGCGCGGCTTTGAGGCGCTGAAGCGGAGGCTTGGCGTCAAGCCGACCGGCTATCGGGCGCCTTACGGCGAATTCACCGAGGAGCTGCGTGTGGCGCTGGTGCGCCACGGCATCGTCTACACCTCGTCATTTCGCGACGACGTGCGGCCTTACCGCCACCGCCTTGCCGATGGCAGGCCGGGCACGATCGAGCTTCCGGTGACCGCAAGCTACGACGACTGGATGCACGGACTGTCCGCCCGATTCAGCCCGCGGCCGATCTTTCCGAAGGAGCACGTGCTCTCGATCTGGAAGGATGAGCTCGATGAGGTCAGGGATTGGGGCGCGATGGTTACGACCGTGCTGCATCCGCAATGCAGCGGTCGTCCGATGCGGCTTCGACTGCTGCGGGAATTTCTCACCTATGCCAAATCCTGCCCCGATCTGTGGATCACAACGGGAGAGGCGATCGCGGCGAACTTCAAACGTTACGAA
- a CDS encoding aldolase/citrate lyase family protein has product MNGAKLRERLSKGEAITMFNPHHVSPGLSVRLVELGADSIFVDCEHGAWGFEDVRNTAQVIRGAGGAAIVRPDSHQRSLLIRYLNAGADGLMVPMVDTAAQARAIVDAVRYACPADHEKRLVVSMVETLEAIGNIDQLVTVEGIDVFFIGPGDLSQNMGYPPAPPFGQPRPQAVIDKVAFTVDKIRAAGKIAGTLVTADELPYWLEKGVQFFYVHSDPFLRLGLNGIKKLLGR; this is encoded by the coding sequence ATGAATGGAGCGAAGCTGCGCGAGCGCCTGTCAAAAGGCGAGGCGATCACCATGTTCAACCCCCACCACGTTTCGCCCGGCCTCTCGGTGCGACTGGTTGAACTTGGCGCGGACTCGATTTTCGTCGACTGCGAGCATGGTGCGTGGGGTTTCGAGGATGTGCGCAATACGGCGCAGGTCATTCGAGGTGCCGGCGGAGCCGCGATCGTGCGCCCGGATTCCCACCAGCGTTCGCTGCTGATCCGCTATCTGAATGCCGGGGCCGACGGGTTGATGGTACCGATGGTCGATACCGCGGCTCAGGCCCGCGCCATCGTCGACGCGGTTCGCTATGCCTGTCCGGCCGATCACGAAAAACGCCTTGTCGTCTCGATGGTCGAGACGCTGGAGGCTATCGGCAATATCGACCAACTGGTCACCGTCGAAGGCATCGATGTATTCTTCATCGGACCCGGTGACTTGTCACAGAACATGGGATACCCGCCAGCCCCGCCGTTCGGCCAGCCGCGGCCGCAAGCCGTCATTGACAAGGTCGCTTTCACCGTCGACAAGATCCGCGCCGCCGGCAAGATCGCCGGGACGCTCGTGACGGCCGACGAATTGCCGTATTGGCTCGAAAAGGGTGTGCAGTTCTTCTACGTCCATTCCGACCCCTTCCTGCGCCTCGGACTGAACGGTATCAAGAAGTTGCTCGGGCGGTGA
- a CDS encoding caspase family protein, with amino-acid sequence MLKTNSCLAILVLSVALGFATIARAEKRVALLVGNNAYENIPRLQTAVNDARAVGTALRRLGFSVMVVENQPRRAMSEAMLAFDKMIEPGDIALFFFAGHGFEIRGQNYLLPTDIPEVREGQEELIRDSAFPADRIIDRLQARGARTAVLMLDACRNNPFERPGGRGLRGSGGLAAMTPAEGVFIMFSAGAKQTALDRLSTTERASNSVFTRNLVRRLAEPDLTLVQIAKRLQIEVRQLAASVGLEQTPAYYDQVVGEIVLNASGRTTPADPPPPQTAALLSDVDKRAAEAVPAPPTDPAIAELDALAAAKSWSELRSHLTTVRPTARDAHWASLAEQAAIGELTPLATSPRPFDDRLAALERYATTFPILNDNPKFLALRSSIGLSAFGDCLEQAYGAADCRRGLENFVRTTPKSVGTARADLARDAAHLVGRKLNRSAAAPFFAIAIEAPAETNAAVCTDPDLTDAVIAALSRPPDWDEAKASKALTEACWSTLGPAVVAQVARETGDSYYLGNACPTLLRRDALTGLRAARCQEIKSR; translated from the coding sequence ATGTTGAAAACAAACTCGTGCCTCGCGATCCTCGTGCTGAGCGTCGCGCTAGGCTTCGCCACGATCGCGCGCGCGGAGAAGCGCGTCGCCCTGCTGGTCGGCAATAACGCCTATGAGAACATTCCACGGCTGCAGACCGCCGTCAACGACGCGCGCGCGGTCGGCACCGCCCTGCGCCGGCTCGGCTTCTCGGTGATGGTCGTCGAGAACCAGCCGCGCCGTGCCATGAGCGAGGCCATGCTCGCTTTCGACAAAATGATCGAACCGGGCGACATCGCGCTGTTCTTCTTCGCCGGACACGGCTTCGAGATCCGCGGTCAGAACTACCTGTTGCCGACAGACATCCCGGAGGTCCGCGAAGGACAGGAAGAGCTGATCCGCGATTCCGCGTTTCCAGCCGACCGGATCATCGACCGGCTGCAGGCGCGCGGCGCCCGCACGGCGGTGCTCATGCTCGACGCCTGCCGCAACAATCCGTTCGAACGACCGGGCGGGCGCGGGCTCAGGGGCAGCGGCGGGCTCGCCGCGATGACGCCTGCCGAGGGCGTGTTCATCATGTTCTCCGCTGGCGCCAAGCAGACCGCGCTCGACCGGCTGTCCACCACCGAGCGCGCCTCGAACTCCGTGTTCACGCGAAACCTCGTCCGCCGGCTGGCGGAGCCTGACCTGACGCTGGTGCAGATTGCAAAGCGCTTGCAAATCGAGGTTCGGCAGTTGGCGGCGAGCGTCGGCCTCGAGCAAACGCCGGCCTACTACGACCAGGTCGTCGGCGAGATCGTGCTCAACGCAAGCGGACGCACCACGCCCGCCGACCCGCCGCCACCACAGACCGCGGCCCTGCTCTCCGACGTCGACAAACGCGCCGCCGAGGCCGTGCCGGCTCCCCCGACCGATCCTGCGATCGCCGAACTTGACGCGCTGGCGGCCGCGAAGAGCTGGAGCGAGCTCCGCAGCCACCTGACAACGGTGAGGCCGACCGCGCGCGACGCACACTGGGCTTCGTTGGCCGAACAAGCCGCGATCGGCGAATTAACTCCACTTGCAACGTCGCCGCGCCCGTTTGACGATCGGCTTGCGGCGCTCGAGCGCTATGCCACGACCTTTCCGATCCTGAACGACAACCCGAAATTCCTGGCCCTGCGCTCGTCGATCGGCCTGTCCGCGTTCGGCGACTGCCTTGAGCAGGCTTACGGGGCAGCCGATTGCCGCCGGGGACTGGAGAACTTCGTGCGCACAACGCCCAAGAGCGTCGGCACGGCGCGCGCCGACCTCGCGCGTGACGCCGCCCATCTCGTCGGACGCAAGCTCAACCGCTCGGCCGCTGCGCCGTTTTTCGCCATCGCGATCGAGGCGCCGGCCGAAACGAATGCGGCAGTCTGTACGGATCCAGATCTCACGGACGCCGTCATTGCCGCACTCAGCCGGCCTCCCGACTGGGATGAAGCCAAGGCGTCGAAGGCGCTCACGGAAGCCTGCTGGAGCACACTCGGCCCTGCGGTAGTGGCGCAGGTCGCGCGCGAGACTGGCGACAGCTACTACCTTGGCAATGCCTGCCCGACACTGCTGCGGCGCGACGCTCTAACGGGACTGCGCGCGGCCCGCTGCCAGGAGATTAAATCGCGATAG
- a CDS encoding LysR family transcriptional regulator yields the protein MNLRQLEILRAVIRHRTTVAAADELALSQPAISNALKAMESQAGFALFERVNNRLFPTSEAMALYKESEAIFALHAKLENRVRDLRECRTGLLSIVATPPLAYSIIPHALSDFLRRRQQTRVFFDVRRYEGIIDGVSSRVAELGFALGLSHHPGIAHEVVHTGEMVCVLPPNHPLAERPVISASDLVGLPFIGLERGTRLGEAVRESFAQAGAPFQPTVEVRYCNTACVLAAAGVGAAVVDPFSPRQSGGQDLIVRPFTPKTVAVAYMLWSEAEPLSRLAKAFLNQVRQASRSLDRDAS from the coding sequence ATGAACCTGCGCCAATTGGAGATCCTGCGAGCGGTTATCCGCCATCGGACCACGGTCGCGGCGGCGGACGAACTGGCGCTGTCGCAGCCGGCGATCAGCAACGCGCTGAAGGCGATGGAGTCGCAGGCGGGCTTCGCCTTGTTCGAGCGCGTCAACAACCGGCTGTTCCCGACATCAGAGGCGATGGCGCTCTACAAGGAAAGTGAAGCGATCTTTGCGCTCCACGCCAAACTCGAAAATCGCGTGCGCGATCTGAGAGAGTGCCGCACAGGGCTGCTATCGATCGTGGCGACGCCGCCGCTGGCCTACAGCATTATTCCGCACGCTCTATCGGACTTCCTGCGCCGCCGTCAGCAGACGCGTGTCTTCTTCGATGTGCGACGCTACGAAGGCATCATCGACGGCGTGTCGAGCAGGGTCGCCGAGCTCGGCTTTGCGCTAGGGCTGTCGCATCATCCTGGCATTGCGCATGAGGTGGTTCACACCGGCGAAATGGTCTGCGTCCTGCCGCCGAACCATCCGCTGGCCGAACGGCCGGTCATTTCCGCTTCCGACCTTGTCGGCTTGCCCTTCATCGGGCTGGAGCGCGGCACGCGGTTGGGCGAAGCCGTGCGCGAGAGCTTTGCGCAGGCCGGCGCGCCGTTCCAGCCAACCGTCGAGGTGCGATACTGCAATACGGCCTGCGTGCTCGCGGCCGCTGGCGTGGGCGCGGCGGTCGTCGATCCGTTTTCACCGCGCCAGAGCGGCGGGCAGGACCTCATCGTTCGGCCTTTCACGCCCAAGACCGTGGCGGTGGCCTATATGCTGTGGTCCGAGGCGGAGCCGCTATCGCGCCTGGCCAAGGCATTCCTGAATCAAGTCCGGCAGGCGAGCCGCTCGCTGGACCGCGATGCCTCTTAA
- a CDS encoding amino acid ABC transporter permease — MRAAPTLAGGFPDISEMTVARQVHWQRWLAAAAILVVLAAIGRAFVNGQIEWTYVSRFLTAKVILEGITNTMVMAVLAMSLGIVLGVVVAIMRLSSNPVLTSVAAGYTWLFRGTPLILQLLLWFNLALVFPTIGIPGLWSARAVDVMTPFLSALLGLGINQGAYTSEVMRAGMLSVDVGQYEAAQAIGMGRLRALRRIILPQAMRVVIPPLGNEFIGMVKATSLASVIQYPEVLHNAENIYYANSRVIELLIVAGSWYLLVVSILTPLQMLLERRFARGTLQITR; from the coding sequence ATGAGAGCAGCGCCCACACTTGCGGGAGGCTTCCCCGATATTTCGGAGATGACGGTCGCGCGTCAGGTTCATTGGCAGCGATGGCTCGCCGCGGCGGCGATTCTCGTCGTACTGGCTGCGATCGGTCGCGCCTTCGTCAACGGTCAGATCGAATGGACCTATGTCAGCCGCTTCCTCACCGCGAAGGTGATCCTCGAGGGCATCACCAACACGATGGTGATGGCGGTGCTCGCGATGTCCCTCGGCATCGTCTTGGGCGTCGTCGTCGCAATCATGCGGCTCTCGTCCAATCCAGTGCTGACGTCGGTTGCCGCTGGCTATACGTGGCTGTTCCGCGGCACGCCGTTGATCCTGCAGTTACTGCTGTGGTTCAACCTCGCGCTGGTGTTTCCGACGATCGGAATTCCGGGCCTGTGGTCGGCTCGGGCGGTCGATGTCATGACGCCGTTTCTGTCCGCACTGCTCGGCCTCGGCATCAATCAGGGCGCCTACACGTCCGAGGTGATGCGGGCGGGTATGCTGTCGGTCGACGTTGGACAATATGAGGCCGCGCAGGCGATCGGCATGGGACGGCTGCGCGCGCTGCGCCGGATCATCCTGCCGCAGGCGATGCGGGTGGTGATCCCACCGCTTGGCAACGAGTTCATCGGCATGGTGAAGGCCACGTCGCTGGCCAGCGTCATCCAGTATCCGGAGGTGCTGCACAACGCCGAGAATATCTATTACGCGAACTCACGCGTGATCGAACTCCTGATCGTCGCCGGCTCCTGGTATCTGCTCGTGGTGTCGATTTTGACGCCGCTGCAAATGCTTCTCGAGCGACGTTTCGCGCGTGGCACGTTGCAGATCACCCGATGA
- a CDS encoding ABC transporter substrate-binding protein yields MMKWFLAAALTCAAIISATAIELPPEIARQGSIKVAIVPNYPPLEFRDPATNTLTGFDVELGEALGKKLGVKFDWQQTSFDQMMPAIATGRVDAILSGMTDMASRQDTATFVDYLRNGPRFFVQQSRAAEFKDTMAFCGKKVGASRRTSFPKLIAAWSEAHCGGNPVQFVGTEGSADARTQLRQGRIDAAVQGGETLPYMMDLEPGTYVPVGDVFATQFTGLALGVKEKVLQQAVVEALDSLIADGTYRALLAKWKLTDYGVEKATINAGQ; encoded by the coding sequence ATGATGAAATGGTTTCTCGCTGCCGCGCTCACTTGCGCCGCTATCATTTCGGCCACGGCGATCGAACTGCCTCCGGAAATCGCCAGGCAGGGCAGTATCAAGGTCGCCATCGTACCGAACTATCCGCCTCTGGAATTCCGCGATCCCGCGACCAATACGCTGACCGGTTTTGACGTCGAGCTTGGCGAGGCGCTCGGCAAGAAGCTCGGCGTCAAGTTCGACTGGCAGCAAACCAGTTTCGATCAGATGATGCCTGCGATTGCGACGGGGAGGGTGGATGCGATCCTGTCCGGCATGACTGATATGGCGAGCCGGCAGGATACAGCGACCTTTGTCGACTACCTCCGCAATGGGCCTCGGTTCTTCGTGCAGCAATCGCGCGCCGCCGAGTTCAAGGATACGATGGCATTTTGCGGGAAGAAGGTCGGCGCCAGCCGGCGCACGTCCTTTCCGAAGCTGATCGCTGCCTGGAGCGAGGCACATTGCGGCGGCAACCCGGTTCAATTCGTCGGCACGGAAGGATCGGCCGATGCCCGGACTCAGCTAAGGCAGGGTCGAATCGACGCGGCCGTCCAGGGTGGCGAGACGCTTCCCTACATGATGGACCTCGAGCCGGGCACCTATGTCCCGGTCGGCGACGTGTTCGCCACCCAGTTCACCGGGCTTGCGTTGGGCGTGAAGGAGAAGGTGTTGCAGCAAGCGGTCGTGGAGGCCCTGGACTCGTTGATCGCGGACGGCACCTACCGTGCCTTGCTGGCGAAGTGGAAATTGACCGACTACGGCGTAGAGAAGGCGACCATCAATGCTGGACAGTAG
- a CDS encoding ABC transporter substrate-binding protein: MTRLWFSVGFAALVSVASVQAAELPEPIKQAGALRLTVNSTYAPMEYRDPSTNQLVGLDIDLANELAKRLGVKIIWSETPFAELIPSLQTKRADFIISGISDRSSRREAADFIDYLATGPQFFILTENAATSPIDLCGKKVGTTRSTSFPVEIEKWSKQNCEANGKPAVQYVPGENSIDVRNQLKQGRIDAAVQGTETLPYAQQQEVGKYRVIGEPFATGYQGIMFRKDDVALREVVTQHLAAMIADGSYKAILDKYGLGANAVAQPMMNASTQ; the protein is encoded by the coding sequence ATGACACGTCTCTGGTTCTCCGTTGGCTTCGCCGCGCTGGTTTCTGTTGCATCTGTACAAGCTGCCGAACTGCCGGAGCCGATCAAGCAGGCGGGCGCATTGCGGCTGACGGTCAACTCGACCTACGCCCCCATGGAATATCGTGATCCCTCGACCAACCAGCTCGTCGGGCTCGATATCGATCTCGCCAACGAACTTGCCAAGCGGCTGGGCGTGAAGATCATCTGGAGCGAAACACCGTTCGCCGAGCTGATCCCCTCATTGCAGACCAAGCGCGCGGATTTCATCATCAGCGGCATCTCGGACCGTAGCTCGCGGCGTGAGGCCGCGGATTTTATCGACTATCTGGCGACGGGCCCGCAGTTCTTCATTCTGACGGAAAATGCGGCGACGTCTCCCATCGATCTCTGCGGCAAGAAGGTCGGGACGACACGCAGCACCAGTTTCCCGGTCGAGATCGAGAAATGGAGCAAGCAGAATTGCGAAGCGAACGGCAAGCCCGCCGTGCAGTATGTCCCTGGCGAGAATAGCATCGACGTCCGTAACCAGCTCAAGCAGGGTCGCATCGACGCTGCGGTGCAGGGCACCGAGACGCTGCCTTACGCCCAGCAGCAGGAGGTGGGGAAATACCGTGTCATCGGAGAGCCGTTCGCCACTGGCTATCAAGGCATCATGTTCCGGAAAGACGACGTGGCGCTGCGCGAGGTGGTGACGCAACACCTTGCAGCCATGATCGCAGACGGCTCCTACAAGGCCATTCTCGACAAATACGGATTGGGCGCGAACGCCGTGGCCCAACCGATGATGAATGCGTCCACGCAATGA
- a CDS encoding N-carbamoyl-D-amino-acid hydrolase: MLVRMLRAAAAQMGPTQKADTREHTLARMLALLEEAAARGAKLVVFPELAFTTFFPRWLIEGKALDHYFEHGMPNPAVQALFDRAQALGIGFYVGYAELTSDGQRFNCSILVDSDGEILGRYRKVHLPGSVEPRAGEPYQQLEKRYFEYGDLGFPAFRAGPDWRHAIMGMMICNDRRWPEAWRVLGLQGVELVCVGYNSAAYDPNGGVSEDAALRTFHSRLVTQANAYMNATWAIAVAKAGNEDGSGLIGGSCIVDPNGRIVAEAQTLADEIVVADLDLDLCRQGKDKMFNFAAHRRPEQYTAITERAGVVEPATLDAIKHQAASRSAGRRN; this comes from the coding sequence ATGTTGGTTCGAATGCTCCGCGCCGCCGCCGCTCAGATGGGGCCGACGCAAAAAGCTGATACGCGGGAGCATACGCTCGCCCGGATGCTGGCGTTGCTGGAGGAAGCGGCTGCGCGCGGCGCAAAACTGGTCGTTTTTCCCGAATTGGCGTTCACGACCTTCTTCCCGCGATGGCTCATCGAAGGCAAAGCACTCGATCATTATTTCGAGCATGGCATGCCGAATCCGGCCGTGCAGGCCTTGTTCGATCGTGCTCAGGCGCTCGGCATCGGTTTCTATGTCGGTTACGCCGAACTGACATCGGACGGTCAGCGCTTCAACTGTTCGATCCTGGTCGATAGCGACGGCGAAATTCTCGGGCGCTATCGCAAGGTGCATTTGCCTGGCTCAGTCGAGCCACGTGCCGGCGAACCCTACCAGCAGCTCGAGAAGCGCTATTTCGAATATGGCGATCTGGGATTTCCTGCCTTTCGGGCGGGACCGGACTGGCGCCACGCGATCATGGGCATGATGATCTGCAATGATCGCCGCTGGCCGGAAGCCTGGCGGGTGCTGGGCCTGCAAGGCGTCGAACTGGTTTGCGTCGGCTACAACTCCGCGGCGTATGATCCAAACGGCGGTGTCTCCGAAGACGCAGCGCTGCGCACCTTCCATTCCAGGCTCGTGACCCAGGCCAACGCCTACATGAACGCCACCTGGGCGATCGCGGTCGCCAAGGCAGGAAACGAGGATGGCTCCGGACTGATCGGTGGCTCCTGCATCGTGGATCCCAATGGCCGGATCGTCGCCGAGGCGCAAACGCTCGCGGACGAGATTGTCGTCGCCGACCTCGACCTCGATCTCTGCCGCCAGGGCAAGGACAAGATGTTCAATTTCGCCGCGCACCGGCGGCCCGAGCAATACACGGCCATCACAGAGCGTGCGGGCGTCGTCGAGCCGGCCACGCTCGATGCGATTAAGCATCAAGCGGCCAGTCGCAGTGCGGGCAGAAGGAACTGA
- a CDS encoding sigma-70 family RNA polymerase sigma factor: protein MWSRSLLIQNLLVPKKAKSHDNDADRANAVAERPVAPEMQIVPPLSGNFERALVNAALSGDAGAASRFLEHVSTTLWSIVVKLAGEGADAEAAFLHIVASLKADDYARLRGFDGRSRLTTYLSLVARDVLADELAGQFSKTPREAWERFSRYFETDIRSRIARQLPRNLGRAGREDTYQEVCLKLIENDFRRIRLYGGRGSFTGYILTVVDRILIDLVRREAPRRRLPAAISRSTPLDQAIYAAVVWEGCPLDTDRLVAALRGRLAQDPTAADVAESVARVAGMARLERTPPATEAISLDALLGEGGGISIADSSPTPEDRLLLFEEEKHRAALVAAINTAAEKLPADERLYLQIVFSANESLPARDIARLMGCPVEEVYRFKQRTQKWLKEIAVQLEKNSDMSV, encoded by the coding sequence ATGTGGTCGCGCAGCCTGTTGATCCAGAATCTGTTGGTCCCGAAAAAGGCCAAGTCGCACGACAACGATGCCGACCGTGCCAATGCGGTCGCCGAACGGCCGGTCGCCCCTGAGATGCAGATTGTGCCACCGCTGAGCGGCAACTTTGAGCGCGCGCTCGTCAATGCTGCCCTCTCCGGTGACGCTGGGGCAGCGAGCAGATTTCTCGAACACGTCTCGACGACACTGTGGTCGATCGTCGTGAAGCTGGCAGGCGAAGGAGCGGACGCGGAGGCTGCGTTCCTTCACATCGTCGCATCACTGAAGGCAGACGATTATGCGCGGCTGCGGGGGTTCGACGGGCGCTCGCGGCTTACGACGTATTTGTCGCTTGTCGCCCGCGATGTTCTCGCCGACGAACTGGCGGGACAGTTCAGTAAAACGCCGCGCGAGGCGTGGGAGAGATTCTCGCGTTACTTCGAGACCGACATTCGTAGCCGGATCGCCAGACAATTGCCGCGCAACCTTGGTAGAGCTGGACGCGAGGATACGTATCAAGAAGTATGCCTCAAGCTGATCGAGAATGATTTCCGTCGTATCCGCTTATACGGAGGCCGCGGCAGCTTCACGGGCTATATTCTGACCGTGGTCGATCGCATCTTGATCGATCTCGTGCGGCGTGAGGCGCCTCGACGGCGTTTGCCGGCGGCGATTTCTCGTTCAACGCCGCTTGACCAGGCGATTTATGCAGCCGTGGTGTGGGAGGGTTGTCCGCTGGACACCGATCGCCTCGTTGCTGCACTGCGCGGCAGGCTGGCGCAAGATCCGACAGCTGCTGATGTTGCCGAGTCGGTCGCGCGCGTTGCCGGCATGGCGAGACTGGAACGCACGCCGCCCGCCACCGAGGCCATCTCGCTCGACGCGCTGCTTGGCGAGGGTGGAGGTATTTCGATCGCGGATTCGTCGCCGACTCCCGAGGACCGTTTGCTGCTCTTTGAGGAGGAAAAGCACCGCGCAGCTCTCGTCGCCGCCATCAATACGGCTGCGGAAAAGCTTCCCGCCGATGAACGGTTGTACCTTCAGATCGTATTTTCGGCCAATGAGTCGTTGCCAGCACGAGACATCGCGAGGCTGATGGGTTGCCCGGTCGAGGAAGTCTATCGTTTCAAGCAGCGAACCCAGAAATGGTTGAAAGAAATTGCGGTGCAATTGGAAAAGAATTCCGATATGTCCGTCTGA